The candidate division TA06 bacterium region CCATAGTCAACGACATCTCCGGACTCAACTTCGATCCCGAAATGGCCCGCACAGTCTCCGCGTACAAAGCAGGCCTGGTGCTGATGCACATCAAAGGCACGCCGGAGAACATGCAGACAGATCCAAAGTATGATGATCTTCTGGATGAGGTGGGTTCATACCTGAAATCCTCGATAAAGATGGCGGCGGAAGCCGGGATCAAGCATGAGACAATGGCCATAGACCCGGGGATCGGCTTCGGCAAGACAGTGGAACACAATCTGAGCTTGATCAAGAACCTGGAATATTTCAAGAGATTCAATTGTCCGATAGTAGCGGGCGTTTCCCGAAAATCATTCATCGGCAAACTGAACAATGACATTCCGGCCGATCAGCGCCTGCCGGGAAGCCTGGCGGCCGCCCTGCTGGCCGTTCAGAACGGGGCTTCGGTCATCCGCTGCCACGACGTTAGGGAAACGGTCCAGGTTTTGACAGTCTATCGGGCCATCAAGACGGAGAACCTTTCACCACAAAGACACTAAGATACCAAGCCTAATTAAATAAATAAGAAATGGGAAATGGTGTTTTGTGCCTCGGTGTCACTTCGATACACTCAGTGCACCGCTTGGTGGCTATAAATAATTCCAAAAGCATATGATCGAAAGATTCAATTTCACCTATCATTTGCCGGGAGCCCTGTCATTCCTGACGGTGCGGCCCCTGGACATCCTGGATATTCTGCTGGTGTCCTACATCATCTTCCGGATCTTTCACCTGATGAAGGGCACCCGGGCCATCCAGATGCTTTTCGGGGTGCTGGTGCTGGTGGTGATCGGGATAGTGGCCCAGCTTTACAGTCTGCCCGGCACCGGCTGGTTCATGGACTCATTGAAGTCCCTGTGGGTGGTGGCTTTTGTTATATTATTCCAACCCGAGATCCGCAACGCCCTGACCCAGCTGGGGCGCAACCGCTTTCTGGGGATCTTTCTCAAGGGCGAGGCCAAGGCCATCGACGAAGTGGCCCGTGCCTGCAAAACCCTTTCCCAGCGGGGATTCGGGGCCATCATCGTCTTCGAGAAGAACGACGGGCTTAAGAATTTCAGCGACACCGGCACCGAGATCGGGGCCAAGGTCTCCGAACCCCTGCTGATGTCACTGTTCGTTCCCGGGGGGCCCCTGCACGACGGCGCAGTGATCATCCGGGGCGACATGATCATATCGGCCGGCTGCACCCTGCCGGTATCGCAGGATCCGGAGATAACCGCCAGCTACGGGATGCGGCACCGGGCGGCCCATGGCCTGACCCTGGAGACCGATGCGGTGGCGGTGGTGGTGTCGGAGGAGAACCAGGCCATCTCGCTGTGCCGCTACGGGCGTCTGGCAAAACTGGCCGATTCTGCCGAGCTCAAAAAGGCGCTGACACGGGCCCTGCATGCCAAAGTGGAGGCCGGGCCGGAACAAACGGCCCAGAGCTATCAGGGCACGTAAAACAAAAATATATTTGTTGTTTTAACTATTTTTCTTGACTTTCGCAGCTTTTTTGCTATACTTACTTTGCCATGCAAAGCAAGAAAATATATTTAGTGCATGCTTGCTTATTGGGCATAATAAAGCCTTTGTCCGCAGTTGAAAAATTACGGGCAGGGGCTTTTTGCGTGCATGCTCGGCGATGACTTGGCAGTTGTCAAAACTAATTAAAGGCAAAGCAAAATAAACAGTAACGTACATCCGTCATGAATAAAAAACCATATGTTTGGTCTTTATAAAAAAGTAACCGCCTGAGTATATTTTATGAAAATAATCAGTAATGATTTACCGCAAACAGCTAAAATTATTGTTAAAAAGTAGAAGGAAACAAGCCTATGAAACGTTATATATTGTTATGTCTCCTCATAGTGATCAGTGCCAGCGTTGGTTTTTCGCAAGCTACTCGCAAACAGTTTGCTTATGAGCAACGCGAGGGCGACACTCGGCCCAAGCCCAACCTGACCCCAACCTCACCTTCCCTGGTGGGAAAGGGGGAATTAAAGGTGGTTAGGTCAAAGACACCTGGCTGGCAGCCCAACGGCATTTGCATTTGCGACACCGCATGGGGGGCGGCCCCGTCGCTGATAGTTAGCGATGGCAAACACGGGGCGATAGTGTGTTGGACAGAAGTTCTGCGGGGCTATCCGCCGGATACCACCCATAAGACGGAAGATATCTACGCCCAGCGGGTGGACAGCGGGGGCAATGAAATATGGCCGCACCAGGGCGTGCCGGTGTGTAGTCTTATCAATGCATACTCATATTATCCGGCCATGATATCTGATGGCCAAGGCGGGGCGATCATTGCCTGGGAAGATTCTCGCGGCGGCCTAGGCTATACCCGGGTGTTTGCCCAAAGATTGGACAGCTTGGGAAACCGGCTGTGGCCGGAAAACGGGGTGCTGGTGTGCAACCAGATGAGCGGGTATGTGGATCTGTGCAGTGACGGGCACGGCGGAGCGATCATTATTTATGCTGATGGAAGAAATGAAGCTATCACCAGCGATGACATTTACGCCCAGCGGATAGACAGCGCGGGCAATGCGGTTTGGCAAATAGACGGCGTGCCGGTTTGTACTGCGGACAGTATACAGTTTTGGTCGGCGATTGTAAATGACAATAATAGCGGTGCCATAGTAACATGGCAAGATTACCGTAGTGGAAACTATGATATATTTGCTCAACTGGTTGACTCTATTGGCAATATGAAATGGGTTATAAATGGTGTGGCCGTGCACTTGCCCACTAGTCAACATGAGCGCTATCCTAAAATTGTTCAGAATAGCAAGGGTGGCGCAATAGTGAGTTGGATTGATTATGGGAATGGGAAAACATATACTCAATCAGTTGATAGTAATGGAATAAGAAACTGGAATAATAGTGGTGTAAATACTTTAGGAACTTATGGCGATTTAAATGCAATTATTTTTGGGGGGGGGGTATCGAACTCATATGCAGCACAGCGTGTTGATAGTGGGGGCAACGTGAAATGGGGCGGCGGTATATTACTGCACAAAGATACTACAGGTGGCCAATGTAGTGCAACCGGAGATGGCAGTGAAGGCATTATAATTATTTGGGACGATTACCACAGCAGTATTAACTACGCCAACCAATATGTCCAAAAAGTAGATTCAGGTGGTAATATTAAGTGGCCCGATACTGGTGTAGCGATATGTACTTTACAAATGGCATACGAAACCTATCCCCAAATAACCAGCGATGGTTTAGGTGGCGCTTTATGCACTTGGTTTGGTAATCCTTTACATGGTGCCAACCGTATATATGCCCAAAGAATTTATGATGACGGGACACCCGGAGGGGTGACGGGAGAACCAGTTGTAGGCACACAATGCATAGTCCACTCTCTTAAATTATGGCCTAATCCATTCGTTGCAGCCATAACCTTAAACTATTCTTTGCCGCAAAAAACGAGAGTAAACATGAGGGTGTATAACGTGACCGGGCAATTAGTTCGGGATTTAATAGAAGAGGAGGAGAAGTATGGGGGGAACTATAAAACCATCTGGGACGGCAGGAACAACCAGGGACAAAACTTGCCCAGCGGGCTGTATTTTGCTTGCTTGAGCGTCAACGGAAAAACCGAAACAAAAAAACTAGTAAAAATCAAATAAGGAAGCACGATCATGAAACTGATATTGTTGGCCGTATTGCTGGCTCTTGCGGCGACCACATGTGCGTATGCCCAAGCTGATTATTTTACCCTCAGCCCCTGGGGAATAGGCCTGGATCGGGATACAATCATCATTAAAAGCAACTGGGCCTTAGAGCTGCAAAAATTACAGGATTTGGGCGCCAACGAGATCGAGGGCTGCCTGCCGGCAGGCGAAAGCATCTGGATGAACAATTTATGCAACCCTTCAGTTGTAACCGGGCGGCCGGTGCGAATGTCCACCGGTTCCGAACCGGGTTTTGCCATACCATATTGGAGACAATTATGGAATTGGGGCACGAACGGCTTAGACACTAATTATATGACAGTAACCCAACAACATCTGCAAAGTTTGGCTACCACTTGGTGCCAGAATCCCGGCTGGGTCAGCCATTTTATTGGCCAGGAATGGGACTGGTATCATACCTGGAACGACACCAATTGGAACAGAGTATATACAGCTCTGGATTATGCCACCCGATATTGGGAATATTTAGCTGACAGCTTGAGCCTACCGGCTGACTATAAAGACCGTTTGGTTTATGCTATGCACGCAGGGTTGATGAATTCCACAGGCACCTGCTGGAATGATTTCGCCGCCAGGCTTCCAAGGCTAGGCGTGGCCGAAATTGAGGTCTATGGTTTTTTTGACACCGGTTGGGATCCGAATTATGGAATGCCCACTAAATATAATGTCAATGACGACAGCTTTACGCAATATCAGAAAGGCATGCAACAGATGGTTGACTGGGCCGACAGCTGTTTTTATTACTATGAAAACCCGCAAACCAAAGCGTCTGATCGCAAGACAATATGGAAATGCTTATCACGCGCGGGCAAACAGGAAAACCTGGTAAAAATGCCCGACGGTACCTATGTATTAAAAACATCGTACAGATGGACCAACCGGGAAGAGATCAGGGCATCGGCTTGGCTGGCATTATCCCGGGGCGCCAAGGGGCTTAAGCATTTTAATTATTTCAGCTATCCGTCAAGTTATACACCTATTCCCGGTGGTTGGCCGGAAAAACAGACCGGCATTGTGGACGAAAACCGGATACCGAGAGATTCTATATATCATTTATTACATCCCGAATCACCCGCAATCTACGACTGGGTCAAAGAACTATACACCGAAGTAGGTAAAATTGGCCCCATCCTTTCCCGATTGCAATGCAACTATGCCTTTGGGGTAAACCATTTGCCCGGTGAAACATTTGTAAATAAAACCGCCTGTTATATTCGCAGCGTTACCGCCTTAAAACCAGAATATAACCAAAGAGATTATTTTGAGGTGGGGACTTTTAAGGATTACAGCTTAGACCATTACGGAGATGAGTACTTTATTCTTATTAACCGCTACTGTATGCCCCAGGAAACATTAGCAGTAAATGTAAAAATCAATTATACGCCGTTGACCGCCGGGATTGGCTTTTTTGTGGCAGATGAGTTGACCGGTCAGGCGGTCAGCCCCATGCTCCCCAGGGCGGTTGACACCAGTTTTACCATTACCTTGCTTCCCGGCGGGGGCAGATTGCTAAAAATTATTCCTTTTGCCTCAACACCCAAATTACAGGCCGGTGCGATTAATACCAACTTCAGGTTTACAACTCTTTCACCAAACATTTCTTCAACGCTTTCCAACGATTCCATACAAATAACCCAAAAGTATTGGGTAAAAGTTGAACCGGAAACAATGGCAGCTTCTCCGGATTATATCGGTTATTATTGGGCAAGCAACGTTTCAGATTGGCTGACTTACTCAAATTCTTCCATTCAATACCTTTACAATTCCGCGCAGAACAAAGCCAATATTTTCGAGCTGCAATACAAAATAGATGGCGGAAAAATTTTAACTCCCAAATTCAGCGGCCAGATATACTTTAACGATGATAAGCCTGCCGTAGGCTCTATAACAATCAATAACGGCGACCAATTTACCAATGATACTTTAGTCAACGTCAAAATATCCGGCAGCGATGCCTTCCCCGGTTTGTCTCAAATGCGCTTTGCCGAAGCTCCGTTCGGTAACGATTTCGGTTATGCCAATATGGTTAAAAACGGCACATTTGAAGATACGACTAATTGGGTGCTGGACAATACCGAATATTATGACGGCTTCTTGCATTTAAAAGGCGTGCATACCGGCCCTGGCCCGGCCCAAATTGGGGCTTCGGCTAAACAGATAATACCCGGCTCTGAAATAAACCAACACCGCAATAAATTATTGCGCTATACCGACGACATTTATGCCCATGATGTGATATCTTCCTATAAAGTGGTGGAGGTATTTTATGCCGATGCAGTTTACCCAAATTCTGTAAGACTGCTTGAAAAGTCCATTGCTTCCGATCCTGAAGTAATTTGGAAAACAAAAAGTGACACCTTCACCTTGAAGGTTGACACCACCAGAGCCATTGACCGGATGGAAATAAGCTATAATATTTACGGAATTGAAGTTCCTCCCCCGCCGCCGGACGATGATCCGTTATTTAACACAATTGTGGTGGATAATATCCGGTTGGAACGGGTGGAATTACGAGGCGACACTCCGCCACCGCCGCCGCCACCACCTGATGAATATGTAAAACCATATATTTACGATGGTTGGGTTTTGGCAGACACGAGTAAATCTTACAACCATACACTTTCTGTGGGCGATGGCGTAAAAAAGGTTTACTTGCAATTGAATGATCTACCCGGCAACATAAGCGCAGAACCCGGCTGGTACGATGACATCATTTTGGACATGACCCTGCCCAATTCAAACATTACCTTGCCGTTGACTGCCAGCTATATCAATGGGACGGTCAATTCGTATGGTTTCTCTTCGGATCTAAACTTTGAAAGTTGGGTATTGGATTACAAACCCTATTCCTACGGCGATTGGCAGGAATTGACCCGAAGTGGCGTGAATCAAATAGACTTTAACCCCGGCGATTTGCTTTATACCTGGAATACCGGCACTCTGCATGAGGGCACCTATCTATTGCGGCTTACAACATACGACAAGGCCGGCAACGTAAAGGCCGATACCCATTTTGTGTACGTTGTGCTCGAACCGGCCTTGCCCATTTCAGCCGTTACCGCAGAGTTTGCCACCTTCAATAGCCTGCCGGTTGATGCCACCTGCGACAATATTGGCAACATCTACGTCACCGACACCCAGGCCGACAAGATATGGAAGTTCTCACCGGAGGGCGATTCCCTGCTGTGTTTTGGCTATTCATACACCGGCCAGGATACCTTGGGTCTGAACCACCCCAAAGGCATAGCGGTTGATGATTCCGGCAATATCTGGATCACAGACTGCTACCAATCCAAAGTTAAAAAGTACGACAGCCAGGGTAGCTATTTAGGCTTCATCGGCAAGCACGGCAACCAGCAAGGGGAGTTCAACCAGCCCACCGGTATTACGATCAGCGGAAATGAAATCTACGTAGCTGACCACTTGAATGGCAGGGTGCAGGTGTTTAACAAAACCGGAGCATTTACTAGGCAATTCGGAAACAATTGCTTAAATCAACCGGCCGGGATAGCCATCCGCAATAACGAGGCGGAAAAACTGGTATATGTTTGTGATTCCCAAAATGACCGGATCGCCATATTTGACGCTGCCGGGAACTTGGTAAATTCGTTAGACAGCCTGGGCCTGGACAAGCCTTGGGACATCTGCTTTGACAACAATAACAACCTGTACATTGCCGATGTCTACAACAACCGGGTGATAGAGCTTGACCCCTGGCACAACAAGCTTTTGACCTTTGGCATCCAGGGCCAGGA contains the following coding sequences:
- the folP gene encoding dihydropteroate synthase, which encodes MIWQCGKYKLDTSYKILVMGILNVTPDSFSDGGRYLDPKTAVEQGLRMAEEGADIIDIGGESTRPGAQKISLDEELQRVLTVIEQLASKLKLPVSIDTYKSQVAKAALEAGASIVNDISGLNFDPEMARTVSAYKAGLVLMHIKGTPENMQTDPKYDDLLDEVGSYLKSSIKMAAEAGIKHETMAIDPGIGFGKTVEHNLSLIKNLEYFKRFNCPIVAGVSRKSFIGKLNNDIPADQRLPGSLAAALLAVQNGASVIRCHDVRETVQVLTVYRAIKTENLSPQRH
- a CDS encoding TIGR00159 family protein: MIERFNFTYHLPGALSFLTVRPLDILDILLVSYIIFRIFHLMKGTRAIQMLFGVLVLVVIGIVAQLYSLPGTGWFMDSLKSLWVVAFVILFQPEIRNALTQLGRNRFLGIFLKGEAKAIDEVARACKTLSQRGFGAIIVFEKNDGLKNFSDTGTEIGAKVSEPLLMSLFVPGGPLHDGAVIIRGDMIISAGCTLPVSQDPEITASYGMRHRAAHGLTLETDAVAVVVSEENQAISLCRYGRLAKLADSAELKKALTRALHAKVEAGPEQTAQSYQGT
- a CDS encoding T9SS type A sorting domain-containing protein, with the protein product MKRYILLCLLIVISASVGFSQATRKQFAYEQREGDTRPKPNLTPTSPSLVGKGELKVVRSKTPGWQPNGICICDTAWGAAPSLIVSDGKHGAIVCWTEVLRGYPPDTTHKTEDIYAQRVDSGGNEIWPHQGVPVCSLINAYSYYPAMISDGQGGAIIAWEDSRGGLGYTRVFAQRLDSLGNRLWPENGVLVCNQMSGYVDLCSDGHGGAIIIYADGRNEAITSDDIYAQRIDSAGNAVWQIDGVPVCTADSIQFWSAIVNDNNSGAIVTWQDYRSGNYDIFAQLVDSIGNMKWVINGVAVHLPTSQHERYPKIVQNSKGGAIVSWIDYGNGKTYTQSVDSNGIRNWNNSGVNTLGTYGDLNAIIFGGGVSNSYAAQRVDSGGNVKWGGGILLHKDTTGGQCSATGDGSEGIIIIWDDYHSSINYANQYVQKVDSGGNIKWPDTGVAICTLQMAYETYPQITSDGLGGALCTWFGNPLHGANRIYAQRIYDDGTPGGVTGEPVVGTQCIVHSLKLWPNPFVAAITLNYSLPQKTRVNMRVYNVTGQLVRDLIEEEEKYGGNYKTIWDGRNNQGQNLPSGLYFACLSVNGKTETKKLVKIK
- a CDS encoding T9SS type A sorting domain-containing protein, which codes for MKLILLAVLLALAATTCAYAQADYFTLSPWGIGLDRDTIIIKSNWALELQKLQDLGANEIEGCLPAGESIWMNNLCNPSVVTGRPVRMSTGSEPGFAIPYWRQLWNWGTNGLDTNYMTVTQQHLQSLATTWCQNPGWVSHFIGQEWDWYHTWNDTNWNRVYTALDYATRYWEYLADSLSLPADYKDRLVYAMHAGLMNSTGTCWNDFAARLPRLGVAEIEVYGFFDTGWDPNYGMPTKYNVNDDSFTQYQKGMQQMVDWADSCFYYYENPQTKASDRKTIWKCLSRAGKQENLVKMPDGTYVLKTSYRWTNREEIRASAWLALSRGAKGLKHFNYFSYPSSYTPIPGGWPEKQTGIVDENRIPRDSIYHLLHPESPAIYDWVKELYTEVGKIGPILSRLQCNYAFGVNHLPGETFVNKTACYIRSVTALKPEYNQRDYFEVGTFKDYSLDHYGDEYFILINRYCMPQETLAVNVKINYTPLTAGIGFFVADELTGQAVSPMLPRAVDTSFTITLLPGGGRLLKIIPFASTPKLQAGAINTNFRFTTLSPNISSTLSNDSIQITQKYWVKVEPETMAASPDYIGYYWASNVSDWLTYSNSSIQYLYNSAQNKANIFELQYKIDGGKILTPKFSGQIYFNDDKPAVGSITINNGDQFTNDTLVNVKISGSDAFPGLSQMRFAEAPFGNDFGYANMVKNGTFEDTTNWVLDNTEYYDGFLHLKGVHTGPGPAQIGASAKQIIPGSEINQHRNKLLRYTDDIYAHDVISSYKVVEVFYADAVYPNSVRLLEKSIASDPEVIWKTKSDTFTLKVDTTRAIDRMEISYNIYGIEVPPPPPDDDPLFNTIVVDNIRLERVELRGDTPPPPPPPPDEYVKPYIYDGWVLADTSKSYNHTLSVGDGVKKVYLQLNDLPGNISAEPGWYDDIILDMTLPNSNITLPLTASYINGTVNSYGFSSDLNFESWVLDYKPYSYGDWQELTRSGVNQIDFNPGDLLYTWNTGTLHEGTYLLRLTTYDKAGNVKADTHFVYVVLEPALPISAVTAEFATFNSLPVDATCDNIGNIYVTDTQADKIWKFSPEGDSLLCFGYSYTGQDTLGLNHPKGIAVDDSGNIWITDCYQSKVKKYDSQGSYLGFIGKHGNQQGEFNQPTGITISGNEIYVADHLNGRVQVFNKTGAFTRQFGNNCLNQPAGIAIRNNEAEKLVYVCDSQNDRIAIFDAAGNLVNSLDSLGLDKPWDICFDNNNNLYIADVYNNRVIELDPWHNKLLTFGIQGQEAGEFKLPQGLAVSPDGKYLYLADTHNDRLQRFKMFFDMGALGGPQTSGKRQITNTAPTVFGLSQCYPNPCKQKTSINYQIPKAGNVSLKVYNTLGQVVKILVNENQQPGYYSINWDGRDENKRQAAAGVYFYRLASGEYKNTKKLVLLR